GCGCGCGCTGCACCTCGACCCGGCGCAATCGGCCGTGCTGATGGCCTTCGCGGCGGTGCCCACCGCATCGAGCGCCTACGTGCTGGCGGCGCGCATGGGCTACAACGGGCCGTACGTGGCGGGGCTGGTCACGCTCTCGACCATCCTGGGGGTGCTCAGCCTGCCGTTCGCGCTGTCGCTGCCGCGCTGAACCGGCGCACGATCGGCGCCATGGCATACGCCGTTCTGGTAATGGCCCCCTGGGTACCCAAGGCCTAGCATCGACGGGCGACATCGAGCGGCGCCGTTCGGCGTCCATGCGCACCAGGAGATGGCATGGGTTTCAGTCTCGACGTAATCCAGGGGATGGCGGCGGCATGGACCGTGGGTCTGCTGCTGCTGATCGCTGTCTGCTGGATGGCATGGCGCCGCATCGCGGCCTGGCGCGAAGCCCGTCGGCGCATCGAAGCCGCGCGCGTGCGCTCCGGCCACGTCCCGCTCGAGATTCCGACCGTGCGCGGCGGCCTGGGAACGATCGGCGACGACGGCGAGCCCGACACCCTGCCCGGGTGGTTCATTCAGGGCAAAGGCGAGCATGCGGTGGTCGACGAGCACCCGCGCATCCACCTGCGCTACCGCGACCCGAAAGGCCGCAAGGCCGAATGCACGATGAAGGTCGAGAAGATCGACCTGCGCAAGCGCTACCTCGCCGGCTACGGCGATCTGCCCGGCGAACAGCACGTCGTGCCGCTCCACGCCATCAAGGCGGCGCGCATCGCCGATACCGGGCAGCGCTTCAACGTCGACTTCTGGGTCGACGCGGTGAAGGTCGCGCGCCGGCGGCGCGGCGAAATCTAGCCGGCTCCCCGCCCTCTCCTCCCCGTCGGTTGCAGTCCGGATACTCGCTCCGGATGCCGGCCTGCGACGCAGCCCGTGCTAGGCGTGGGCGTATCCACGCTCAAATTCAGGCCGAAAATTACTCAGACGTCGCAAGTGTGGCTTCCTCTAGAGCGTCAGGCGGCCTCCCCTTGGCATGCATTTCACGGGCTGCTGCGTGCTGCTTTGCGAAGCGCAAAGTGCCGGGGTCACTTTCGACGTCTCACTCCTCCAGCCGAAGATCAAAGGCTTTCCGTGCCTTCTCGACCTCCGTGATATTGGACAGCGTCCAGCCATGCAGCGCCTTGAACGGCTGCTCCAGCGTGCGGCCGAGCGGCGTGACTGCGTACTCCACGGCGACGGGTGACACCGGTATCACGCGGCGCGAGATGAGCCCGTTGCGTTCGAGCCGCCGCAGGCACTGGGTGAGCGCTTTCTGCGTGATGCCTTCGAGCTGCCGCTTGATCACGTTGAAGCGCAGCGGGCCGTCTGCGAACACGTGCAGCACCATATCGACCACTTGTCCGCAATCTGATCGAGCAAGGCACGGCTGGGGCAATCGGCGGCAAAGCATTGAAGCGGAAACCGACCATGATCGGTGGAACCCGATTCGCCGGTGGAAAGCCCGTCGGGCCTGGACGCACCGGACCAGCCGCGCGGTGAAGCCATGACCGAGGAAGCGATTGCGGACACCGTGGCGGCGTTCGCGGCAGCCGCGGCAGATGCCAAGGGGAGCGCTCGCGGTTCGCCCGCGAGATCGTGGCCGCCACCCGCAAGGCGGTCGGTCCCGACTTTCCGATCATCATGCGCGTGAGCCAATGGAAGCAGCAGGACCTGACCGTACGTCTCGCCCCCCCCCAGGACATGACGGATTGGCTGCTGCCCCTCGTGGAGGCTGGCGTGGATGTGTTGCATTGTTCGCAGCGGCGTTTCTGGGAGCCGGAATTTCCGGAACTCGACGGCGTGAACGGCCTGAACTGCGCGGGCTGGGCCAAGAAGCTGACCGGTGCCACCACGATCAGCGTGGGCTCCGTGGGCCTGGATGGCGACGTCCTGAACGCCTTTGCCGGCAAGGGATCGAAGGCGGCGAGCGTGCAGCGACTGGTCGAACGCATGGAACGCAACGAGTTCGACCTGATTGCCGTCGGCCGTGCATTGCTCGGCGATCCGGACTGGATCTCCAAGATTCAATCGGGTGATTACACCAACCTGAAGGGCTTTGACGCCGCAGCATTGAGTGCACTGGTCTGAGCGAACCCGACGCGGGGCCCCCGTCGCTGATCAGCCGCCTTCATTGACGGCCGATTCTCCGCACCAGGGATAGACGTGACGGTCCGGCGCGCCCGCATATCACTGCGGTTCGATGCCGGCCTTTTTCACCAGGCTCGCGTACTTCGCCAGTTCGCTGCGGAACTCGGCCTTGGCCTGCTCCGGCGATGTGATGGCGATGATGTTGCCCTGTTTGGCCATCGCTTCCTTGACGGCCGGATCATCGAACGCGACGACAAGCGCATCGTGCGTCTTCTTGACCGTTGCGGTGCTCATGTTCTTTGGACCGATCACCGCAAACCATGCATCGACAATCAGGTTCGGCAGGCCCTGCTCGACGAAGGTCGGGATTTCAGGCGCGGCGGGCGAGCGCTGGGCGCCGAGCATGCCGATCGCACGCAGGGCACCGCTCTTGAGGTGCGCCTGCACGCTCGGAAGGCCAGCCGTGCCGAAATCGACCTGCCCGCCGATCAGATCGCTGACCATCGGTCCGACCCCTTTGTAAGGGATGTGCCTGGCCGACACGCCGGCTTCCTCGAGAAAGAGTTGCGTGGCCAGGTGCAGGATGGTGCCGGTCCCGCCCGAGGCGAAGTTGAGCATGCCCGGCTTGCTCCGGAGCAGCGCGACGAACTCCTTGGAATTGATGGCCGCGACCTTGCTCGGGTTCACCACCAGCACCATCGGCGTCGACCCGACGATCGCGATCGGCGTGAAGTCTCCGGGCATGTCGAAGGACAGTGACTTGATCACGCTCGGGAAGATCACGACATTGTTCGACACCATCGAGAGCGTGTTGCCGTCCGGTACCGAGCGCGCCAGCACCTGCAGGCCGACCACACCGCCGGCACCGGGCTGGTTGTCGATCACGACGGCCGTGTTGAGCGCCTTGGAAAGCCCCGGTTGCGCGGCACGAGCGATGGCGTCGACGCCGGAGCCGGCGGCGTTCGGCAGGACGAGGCGAACCGTGCCGTGCTGCGCCTGGGCCCGCTGTCGGAAGAGACCCAAGGGGTCGAGCGTGAGCGTGGTGGCAGCGGCCGCTGCCAGCAGCGCACGACGGGATGGGCGTAGCGATTCGATCATGTGGTTTGTCTCCATCGTTCTAAGAGGCCATGGTGGCCCGGGGCGCACGCGGTCTAGGCCACGATGCTTCGCGCGCGGAGGTCGGTGATGGCGTCGGTGGTGAAGCCCAGGCTTTGGAGCAATTCGTCCGTGTGTTCGCCGATGCGCGGTGGATCGAGCCGCACGCCGAGACGTCGGCCTTCCATCGTGAAAGGAAACAGCGTGGTCTTCACCGTCTTGCCGGCCTGCGGCCCGTCGGACAGGCGCAGGTCCGCCAGACCGCCGGTCGCCAGCAGGTGCTCGTCATCGTAGAGATCCTCGGGCTTGCGGATGGGTGCGAACGGCAGGCCGGCCTTCTCCATGATCGCGGCCAGTTCGGCCGCACTGCGCTCGCCGATGTGCTCGCCGATCGAACGAAGCAGGCGCGGCCGGTGCGCAATGCGCTGGTTGTTGGTGGCAAGCGCGGGTTCGGCCTTCAATGCGTCCAGACCCAGCGCGTCGCAGAACACGCGCCACTGCGCGTCGCTCACCGCCGCCAGAAAGATCTGCTCGCCGTCCTTGACGGTGAACACGTCATACACCGCCCACGGGTTGTCGCGCGCAGGCATCGGCGCGGGATGCTTGCCCGTCACCGCGTACTGCAGCATGTGCTGGCCCATCAGGAAGACGTTGTTCTCATACAGTGCCGACTGGATCTCCATGCCCCGGCCGGTGATGCCGCGCTGGATCAGCGCGCCGAGAACGGCGATGGCACCGAAGAGCCCGCCCATGATGTCGTTGACGCTCGTGCCCGCGCGAAGCGGATCGCCGGGACGTCCGGTCATGTAGGCCAGACCGCCCATCATCTGCACGACTTCGTCGAGCGCGGTCCGATGGTCGTAGGGACCGGGCAGGAATCCCTTGTGGCTCGCGTAGATAAGCCGCGGGTTGACCTGCGACAACGCTGCGTAGTCGAGGCCGTACTTCGCCATGGTGCCCGGCTTGAAGTTCTCCGCCACGACATCGGCCGTCGCCGTCAGCTGGCGCGCGGTCTCGGCGCCGTCCTCGGTGTGAAGGTCGATGCCAATGCTCTTCTTGTTGCGGTTGAACATCGGGAAGAAACCCGCGCCGGCGCCCATGAGGCGGCGGCTGTGTTCACCCGCCACAGGTTCGATCTTGATCACCTCGGCGCCCAGGTCCGCCAGCACCATGCCGCAGGTCGGCCCCATCACCATGTGGGTGAACTCGACCACCCGCAGGCCCTGCAGGGGCTGTGCAGCCTGCCCGCTCATGCCGGCTCCATCGTCTTCGGCAGGCCAGCACGCCAGAGGGTGCCGTGCAAGGTTTCGCCAGGCAGCCATTCCTCGACCCGCTTGCGCAATGCGAGCAGCGCTTCGATGTCCTGTCCGGATTCGATGCCCATGCTCGCCAGCATGTAGGCCAGGTCCTCGGTCGCGGCATTGCCGCTGGCGCCCGGCGCATGGGGGCAGCCACCGATGCCGCCGATGCAGGCGTCGAAACGCGTGATGCCCAGTTCAAGGGCCGCGAACACGTTCGCAAGCGCCAGGCCGCGCGTGTCGTGGAAGTGCCCGCAGTCCAGCTTGCCGCGCGCCACGGGCAGCACCTGCGCGAAGAGCGCCTGCACCATCGCCGGATCGGCATAGCCGACCGTGTCGGCAAGGCTGACCGCGTCCACGCCTTCGGCGACCACGGTTTCGACCAGCCGAACGACTTCCTCGGGTTCGACGCGGCCCTGGATCGTGCAGCCGAACGCGGTGCTGATGCCGACCTCGATGCGCGTGCGGGCGCCGCGCGCGTCGCGTGCATCGCGGATGCGGGCGATGTCCTGCACCACCTCGTCCGGCGTCTTTCTCAGGTTGGCCAGGCTGTGGGCATGGCTCGCGGACAGCGGCAGCATCATCGACTCGGCATGGCAGTCCATCGCGCGCTCCGCCCCCTTGAGGTTGGGCACCAGCACGGACGCACACAGACCCGGGAGTGTCTGCGCGAAGGCCAGCACCTCGGCCGTATCGGCCAGTTGCGGCAGCAGGCGCGCCGGCACGAAGGAGCCGACTTCGATCTCGCGCTGGCCCGCGTCGTAGGCGGCCTGAATCCACTGCAGCTTGGCGGCGGTGGGCACCACCTGCGCGATGCTCTGCAAGCCGTCGCGCAGGCCCATTTCGCGGATCACGACGTGCCGGGGCCGTAGGGGGTTGTCTCTGTGTTCGATCGTCATGCCCAAAGTCTAGAATTTCCGAACACATCGCGCTGCGCAATTTCAGAAGCTCAGCGTTCCCGTTAGGAACATCTTGCGCGACCTTGACCTCACCACGCTTCGACTCTTCGTCGCCGTTTGCGAGACCGGCAACATGGCGCGGGCGGGCGAGCAGGCCAATATCGTCGGCTCGGCCATCAGCAAGCGGCTCGCACAGCTCGAAAACCAGCTGGGCACACCGCTGCTGATCCGCAAACGCCACGGGGTCGTGCCGACAGTGGCCGGCCAGACGGTGCTGGAACACGCGCGGGCCATGCTCGATGGTGCCGCCCGCATCGAGCGGGACATGGCCAGCCACAATGCGGGCGCCCATGGACAGGTGCGCGTCTTCGCAAGCGTCTCGACCATGACCGAATTCATGGCCAACGACGTCGCGGCCTTTCTCAAGATGCCATCGCACCGAACGATCCAGGTCGATCTCGAGGAACGGCTGAGCCCGGACGTGGTCGCGGGGGTGCGCGACGGCATGGCATCCATTGGCGTCTGCTGGGATGCCGTCGACCTCGGGGTGCTCCAATCGCTTCCCTACTGCAGCGATCACCTGTGCGTCGTGGTGCCCGAGAGTCATCCACTCACCGGACGCCGGAGCGTGCGTTTCGGCGAGACGCTCGACTACGAGCATGTGAGCCTGCCGATCAACAGTGCGCTCCAGCTCATGTACCAGCGCGCTGCAGCGCGCGTGGGTCGCACACTGGTGCACCGAATCGTCGTCAGCAATTTCGAGGTGGCGTTGCACGTCATCGCGGCCGACCTGGCGATCGGTCTCATCCCGAAGGAAGTCGCCGCGCGTTCGACGGCGAGCCGCGGCCTCTGCATGGTTCCGCTGGACGAGCCCTGGGCGGAACGCCGCTTCGTGATGTGCATGCGCGACGAGAAGGCGCTTTCCCCTGCAGCGCAGAAGCTGGTTGAACATCTGGCACAGACGGGGCGACGTCGCTCGGTTCCCGCTTAAGCATCTCGTTTTGACGAAACCTCACCCGCATTTTCAGAGCGTTCAACTCTTCTACCCTGCAGATGTCCGTCCCGACTTCGAGGTGTTCGCTGCGGCTTTCACCGTTACGCAGCCTCAGCCTCAGCCTCAGCCTCGAGACGGCAAGGGGGCTCGAATGCGTTAGCACCATCTCGCGATGATGCGGAAGTCCCCGCCGGTCGAAAACTGCGAGGACTAGGGTGGATCGCCTTCGATCGGCAGCGCTGCCATCTGGACGTTGTTGCGCCCCGCCCGCTTGGCCTGATAGAGCATCTCGTCCGCCTGCTTCACCAATGCGGCGGCCGTCGCAGCGCCGCCCTGGTAGAACGCCAGACCGATGCTCGCGGTGACCCTGATCGTTCGCTGCTCGATGGCGAACGGCGTCTGCATGGCCATCACGAGCTTGGCGGCGGCCGAGACGGCGATGTCGGGGTTGGACAGCCCTTCCATGACGACCGTGAACTCATCGCCGCCCAAGCGCGCACGCATATCGCTCGAACGCAAACCGTGTGACAACCTGCTCGAGAAAGCCTTCAGCAACTCGTCGCCCGTCTGGTGCCCGAACTGGTCATTGATCTGCTTGAAACCGTCGATGTCCAGATACATCAGCGCCATCAGCGCGGCGGCGCTCCGGCTGCGGTCCATGGCCTCGCTCAGCCGCACGTCGAAACCCGCGCGGTTGGCAAGGCCAGTGAGCGGATCGATCTGCGCCAGGTTGAGCAGGCGCTTCTCCTCGAGCTTTTGTCGCGTGATGTCGGTGATCACGGCATGGAAGCCGACGACGGCTTCTGTATTGGCCGCCGTCTGGGGGATGTACTGAGCCTCGTAGCAGTTGTAGCTGTCGCTGTGGCTGATCTCGCTCTGGAAGGTGACGGGATCGCCCGCCAAGGCCGCGCGTATGTGGTGTTCCACGGACTGGTACGCAGGCTCTCCCAGGAGCTCCTTGACGGTGTGCCCCTGGATCTGATCCCGGGAGAGCCCGAATTCGCGCTCGTAGGCCAGATTGTTGAATCGATAGCGTTCGTCCGAATCGATGTAGGCCACGCGCATCGGTAGCGCGTCGGCCACCGTGCGCAGGCGGGCCTCGCTTTCCTGCAGTGCTTCCTCGGCCTCGTGATGCTCGGTGATGTCGCTGTCCAGGGTGTAGAGGCCCATCACCTCGCCCTGTTCGTTGCGCTCCGGAACCAGCGTGGTCTGGATGTCGCGACGGCCACCGGGCGCCGCCACCCTGCGCTCGTAGGTCATCTGGCGCCCGGCCAGGGCGGCCCGAATGTACGGCTCCATCTGTGCCCACGCCTCGTCGCCGTAGAACTCGCGCACGCTCAGGCCCAACAGCTGCTGGGGCTCGACGTCGAACCAGTCCTGATAGGCCTTGTTGACGAACCGGAAGCGCAGGTCGCGGTCCAGGTAGGAGATCAGTGCCGGCAGGTGGTCCGTCACCATGCGCAGGCGATGCTCGCTCTCGCGCAGTGCCTGCTCCGCGGCCTTGGCCGCAGAGATGTCGCGCATCAGCCCCGAAAAGTACTCGACCTTGCCGTACTTGTCGCGGTGTGCGATCACCATGTGGCTGACCGGAAACTCGCGCCGCTGGTTGTCCCACACCAGCGACTCGCCGACCCAGACACCGGTGGCGACCGCGGTCGGCACCATCTCCGAGCTGAATCGCTTCAGCGTTTGCGGTGGATTGAAGTCGGACACGCTCAGCGTCTCTATCGGGGCGTCGAGGTCCACACCCGTGCGACGGCGCGCGGCCGGATTCATGTAGATGAGCCGCCCCTTCGCATCGCTCTGGATGATGTAGTCGGTCGTCAGGTCGAAGATGGCCGTGAGCGTGCGAAGGGCCCGCTCGGCGCGGGTGCGCTCGGTGATGTCGGTCACCGTTCCCACGTGGCCGAGGACGCGGCCGCCGACGAGCACGGGCCGGCTTCGCAATGCCACCAGCACCCGGGTGCCGTCCTTGCGGTGCAGCCGGCGTATCGCGTTCAGCGGTTCGGCCGCGCTGGCGACCTGAGTCCAGTCCTGGCGGACTTTCTCGCGGATCTCCTCGCGCACGAGCGTGAGCCAGCCCTCTTGCGCTTCCTCACGCTCGAGTCCGTGGATGGCCAGGTACTCGTCGTTCACGTAGGTCATGCGACCATCACTGTCGCAACGGAACAAGCCCACCGGCGATGCGTCGGTGACCGCCGCCACCTCGAGCCGCTGCTCGCGCAGCTCGGTCATCAACTCGTCGAACTCGCGCGCCAGATCGCCGCGCTCGTCGTTGGCGATGACATCGAGCCTGACTTGGCTGTCCGGCGAGCGGCGCAGGGTGCGAATCGCATTGCTCAGCGCCTCCAGCGGACGCATGACCCAGGCCGTGCCCAGCCAAACCAGCAGCGCGCAGCCCAGGCCCAGCCAAAACAACTGCAGAAGGAGGTTTCGCCTCGCCTGCTCCAGCGGTGCATAGGCGGCACGGGCCGGCACGATCAGGCGCAGATCCCAGTCGGCGCTACTCACGGTGGCGTGCGTGGCCAGGTCGTTCTCGGTGCCGCCGGCGAAGGCGACGGCGGCTGCGGCGGCGGGCTTGAGCAGCAGCGCCGAATCGGGATGCATGACGACCCGCGGCGACTCGCCGCGCGTGACGATCTCGTAGTAGCCCGCGCGGCCGACCGTGGCGCGGCTGAGATCGCCGAGCACATTGGCGCGCTGCAAGTTCAGCGCCGCACCCAGCACGCCAACCAGCTCGCCATCCGGTCCTTCGACGGGCACGGCCATGACCACGGCTGGCTCCAGGCGGCCTTTGGTGAGCAGGGGCGCCGAGATAGCCGGCTCGCGCCGGTCGCGCACCCGCTTGAAATAGTCGCGATCGGCCACGTTCGGTGGCTGGGCCGCAGGCGGATGGATGGCAACGATATCGCCGTCCAGCGCTGCCAGCGCGGCGTTGTCGAACATCGCGCGCAAGTCCCTGTCCGCCAGAAACCGCTGCCGGGCCGCGGGATCTGCAAAGCCGCCCGCGCCGAGTTCGCGGGCTGCGCGCGCCAGGGCAGCCATGTGAACGCCCAGCTTGTAGTCGAGGTCCGCCGCGGCGCTCTCCGTCAACGCCTGCTGCTGTTCGCGCATCAAGCCGACGTACTCGCTCGACAGGCTCCGGTACTGCCACCAGCCCGTTGCACCCACCAGCGCGAGCAAGAGCGAGGTGATGAGCAGCGCCGTCTTCGTTCTCAGCTTGAGCCGCACGGGCTTTCCTTCTCGCGCACGACGGCGGCGGTGGTTCGGGGCTGCATTTTCTGATGATAGCAACGGCTTTCCTTGGCCGCAGTCTCGCGATGGAGGCAGTTCGGGCAACCGTTCACGCGACGGTGCCTCCGTGCGCGCCACGCACGCATCGCGAGAACTTGCCTCGATGCCGGCGCTCCTGGGGGCAAACCCCTCTCATGACATCGGCGACTGGGGCTACATCGGCGTCGTGCCCTTGCTGACCGGCCTGGTCGGCACCTGCCCGCTCTACACCCTCCTGGGCTTGAGCACCTGCCCGCGCGACGGGCGCTCCGACGCCACGCGCACTTGATTCAGCGCAAGGCAGCGGCGCCGGCCGATGCCTACAGTGACCCGATGCCTTGAACCATGAGAGGAAGCCATGAGCAACATCCTGGTGGTCGTCTATTCATTCACCGGCACCTCGCGGCAGGTCGCGGAGCTGCTGTCCGGCCAGCAGGGCTGGCAGGTCGCGCACATCGTCGACGCACAGCCGCGCCGGGGCCTGCTCGGCAACGTGCGCTGCGTGCTCGATTCGCTCCTGCACCGACGTCCCGAGATCCGCTACGACGGCCCGCCGCCCAGCGCCTTCGATGCGGTGGTGCTGGTCTCGCCGATCTGGATGCTGCAACTGGCCGGTCCGATGCGCAGCTTTCTCGCGTTTCAGGCCCACCAGCTGCCCAGCGTGGCCGTCCTTTCCGTGATGGGGGGACGCGGCGCATCGAACGCCGCGGCGGAAGTCGGCGTGATCCTCGGCCGGGAGCCGATTCTCAGCGCATCCGTCACCATGCGCGAGGTCGAGGACGGCAGCTGCGCCGCGCGACTGCAGCCCTTCGGGACCGCCATCGGCAGTGCCACTCACTCGCAGGCCGTGGTGCGTCCCGTCACCTTGTCGCCCCAATCGACCTGAGGACCGCACCCGGCTCGCCACGTGCCGATCCGCGTTCCTGCCGCAGCATGGCGCGCAAGGCCCGCCTGGACTCAGAGCGGTGGCCCCAGCCCGATCGGTGCCGGCACGACGTTCACGATGCGGGTGAACAGCGCGTTGTATTCGAAGTCCGCGACATGACCGGTCAGCGGGTCGCGGTTCTGCGCGAAGGCCTCGTCCAGCGCACGCCAGTCGTCCGCGGTCAGCACCCGTTCGGCCAACGGCAGGATCTCTCGCTCCTCCAGCGCCATGTGGGCCAGGTAGAAGTCGACGTAGGCGCCGACGGCGCGCTCGAAGGCCTCGCGCCGCGCATCGCCCAGCATCTCGAAGGCGAGCAGCGCATGCTCGACGTCGCGGATCCGGCGCTCGCCGTGCGCGTGGTCGCCGTCCAGCTGATCGAGCAGGTCGCGCGACATCGGCGTCCGGGCACGCAGCTTCGGGAACAGCAGCCCGGACTCCTTGCGGTGATGCCGCTTCTCCGGGAACTCGTCCACGTAGAAGAGCATGGCGCGCAGCGTCGCGAAGTCGGGCAGGCTGCCCTTGATGCGGTGCTGCTCGAGCAGGAGGACGATGGAGCGAAGGACCGCCGACAGCGCGGCGTGCTCCTGGCGGATGATGCGGACCGTGGTTCCCGTCATGGCGTGTTCCTTTGCATGCCTGAAGGGTCGCGCCTTTGGCGCCCGCCGCCTTGCGCCAGATCAATCGATGCGCCACGCAGGCGCGCCGGCGGCTTGATCGATGTCAACCGGTGCCGCCGTGAGGGCTCAGGCGCGCTAGACGCCGGCGCACCAGGTCGCCTCGATCCAGGCGATGTCGATCGGGCCGTGCGTGGCGACCTCGATGGCGCTGCGCTGCTCGTCGGCCCGCAGCGGCTCGTGCAATGCGAACTGGCGCTCCAGCACCGCCACGCCCGCTTCCGAGGCGTCGGTGCCCGCGACGCTTCGCGCAGCCACCATGGCAGCAGCATCTTGACGCGGCGCCGCCCGGCGCGACACTGCGGACATGGACACGCGCAACCCGTCGGCAGCAATGGTCGGCCTGGCCGTGGCGCTGGGCATCGGACTCATCGTCGGCATCGAACGCGAACGCCGCAAGGCCCAGGGCGACCGGCGGACGGCGGCGGGCCTGCGCACCTTCGCGATCGCCGCCGTGGCCGGCGCGGTGGCGCAGGTGATCCAGGCGGGGTCGCTCGTTCCCATCGGCGGGGCGCTCGTCGCCGCGCTGGCGGTCGTGTCGCACTGGAAGAGCCGCTCGCGTGATCCGGGCATGACCACGGAACTCGCCCTCTTCGCGACCTACCTCATCGGCGTGCTCTGCGTGATCGACCCCGCGCTCGGCGCGGCCTGCGGCACGGGGCTCGCGCTGCTGCTGGCGGCCCGCCGCAGGCTGCACCGGTTCGCGACCGAGTTGCTGAGCGAACAGGAGCTGCACGACGGCGTCCTGCTGGCGGCGCTCGCGCTGATCGTGCTGCCCTTCATTCCGGTGGGGCCGATCGACATGCTGGGTGGCATCGCTGCCCGGCCGCTGGCGGCGATGGTGCTTGTCATCATGGCGATACAGGCCGCAGGCCAGGCCGCGGTGCGCTGGCTGGGCGTGCGCGGCGGCCTGCTGGCCGCCGGCTTCGCGTCGGGCTTCGTCTCGAGCACGGCCACCGTGGCGTCCTTCGGCCACCGCGCGCGTCGGCAACCGCAGGACGTCCGCCTGCTGGCAGGCGCTGCAGCCCTCTCGGCGGTGGCCACCTGGGTGCTGGCCCTGGCGATGACCACCGCGCTGTCGCCCCAGGCGGGCCTCGCACTGCTGCCGGTAGCAGCAGCCGGTGCCGCCGGTGCCGCGGCCGTGGGCATGCTGCCGCTCCTGGGGTCGGCGCCATCGCCTGCCGCCGGGCGCGGATCGCTCGAAGCGCCCGCGGACACCGGCAGCGCGCTGCGCCCCCGTGAAGCGATCGCTGTCGCGCTCACCCTGGCCCTGGTCGCGTTGCTCGTGGGCACAGCCCAGCGCCACTTCGGCAACGCCGGGCTGCAGTTCGGTGTCGCCCTCGCAGCGCTGGTCGACGCGCATGCACCGGTGGCCTCGCTCGCCTCGCTGCACGCGGCCGGCAACCTGCCGACGCAGCGCTTCATCCTCGGCGTGCTCATCGCGGTCGGCGCCAACACGCTCACGCGCTGCGCCGTGGCGCTGATGACCGGCGGCATCCCGTATGCGCTGCGCGTGGGAGCGGCGCTGGGGACGAGCCTCGCATCCGCCTGTGCAACCGCCTTCTGGCTGGCCTGGCCGTGAGCGCGCGGCCCCGGCAGCCGACCCATTCAGCCCGTGCTCACCGACAGCGCCGGCGCCGTGCACGCGCGCCGCGCGACAGCTTCCGTCAGCACCGCCCCCATCCCGGCGTGCGGCCGGAAGGCCGCCAGGCCCTTGAGCCCGCGTCGCCAGACGGCCGGTCGTCGCACACGGCCTGCATGATCCAGGGCGCATCGCGCAGCACATGCACGCAGCCCTGGGGCCCGCGCCAGTACGCGGGATCGCCGACGGCCTGGCGCAGGTCGCTGCGGCGCATCGCGTCGATCCGGGCCACGACGGGCTCATGGGCGAGCATGTCGCGCGGGTCGGCATGACGCGTCATCAGCGCGAGCAGCGAGCGTGGCGGGATGCACAGGTCGCGCTCGTCTTCGCCGTCGGCGTTGTAATTGACGAGTTCGCCCAGCCGGCGCAGCTTCGCGCAGTCGCCGGGCTCGAAGCCCGCGTCGCGCGCCAGCCGGTCCGCCACCGCAGCGAGGTTGTCGCCATAGATACCGACCAGCGCCCATGCGCGGTGCGCCCCGCCCAGATGCCGGTCGACCAGCAGGCTGGTGCAGACGTCGCTCGATTCGTCGATGTGCGCATCGAGGCCGGGATGCGCGGGCACGTCGCCGGCGGCGTGATGATCGAAGTAGCGCACGCGCACGCCGTGGTCCAGGAGGCACATCAGATCGCGGCGGTTGCGCTGCATCGAGATGTCGAACACGTCGACCTCGTCGCCGGCCATGGCCGCGAC
The sequence above is drawn from the Variovorax sp. J2L1-78 genome and encodes:
- a CDS encoding winged helix-turn-helix transcriptional regulator, which codes for MVLHVFADGPLRFNVIKRQLEGITQKALTQCLRRLERNGLISRRVIPVSPVAVEYAVTPLGRTLEQPFKALHGWTLSNITEVEKARKAFDLRLEE
- a CDS encoding Bug family tripartite tricarboxylate transporter substrate binding protein, which gives rise to MIESLRPSRRALLAAAAATTLTLDPLGLFRQRAQAQHGTVRLVLPNAAGSGVDAIARAAQPGLSKALNTAVVIDNQPGAGGVVGLQVLARSVPDGNTLSMVSNNVVIFPSVIKSLSFDMPGDFTPIAIVGSTPMVLVVNPSKVAAINSKEFVALLRSKPGMLNFASGGTGTILHLATQLFLEEAGVSARHIPYKGVGPMVSDLIGGQVDFGTAGLPSVQAHLKSGALRAIGMLGAQRSPAAPEIPTFVEQGLPNLIVDAWFAVIGPKNMSTATVKKTHDALVVAFDDPAVKEAMAKQGNIIAITSPEQAKAEFRSELAKYASLVKKAGIEPQ
- a CDS encoding CaiB/BaiF CoA transferase family protein; the encoded protein is MSGQAAQPLQGLRVVEFTHMVMGPTCGMVLADLGAEVIKIEPVAGEHSRRLMGAGAGFFPMFNRNKKSIGIDLHTEDGAETARQLTATADVVAENFKPGTMAKYGLDYAALSQVNPRLIYASHKGFLPGPYDHRTALDEVVQMMGGLAYMTGRPGDPLRAGTSVNDIMGGLFGAIAVLGALIQRGITGRGMEIQSALYENNVFLMGQHMLQYAVTGKHPAPMPARDNPWAVYDVFTVKDGEQIFLAAVSDAQWRVFCDALGLDALKAEPALATNNQRIAHRPRLLRSIGEHIGERSAAELAAIMEKAGLPFAPIRKPEDLYDDEHLLATGGLADLRLSDGPQAGKTVKTTLFPFTMEGRRLGVRLDPPRIGEHTDELLQSLGFTTDAITDLRARSIVA
- a CDS encoding hydroxymethylglutaryl-CoA lyase, which translates into the protein MTIEHRDNPLRPRHVVIREMGLRDGLQSIAQVVPTAAKLQWIQAAYDAGQREIEVGSFVPARLLPQLADTAEVLAFAQTLPGLCASVLVPNLKGAERAMDCHAESMMLPLSASHAHSLANLRKTPDEVVQDIARIRDARDARGARTRIEVGISTAFGCTIQGRVEPEEVVRLVETVVAEGVDAVSLADTVGYADPAMVQALFAQVLPVARGKLDCGHFHDTRGLALANVFAALELGITRFDACIGGIGGCPHAPGASGNAATEDLAYMLASMGIESGQDIEALLALRKRVEEWLPGETLHGTLWRAGLPKTMEPA
- a CDS encoding LysR family transcriptional regulator, which translates into the protein MRDLDLTTLRLFVAVCETGNMARAGEQANIVGSAISKRLAQLENQLGTPLLIRKRHGVVPTVAGQTVLEHARAMLDGAARIERDMASHNAGAHGQVRVFASVSTMTEFMANDVAAFLKMPSHRTIQVDLEERLSPDVVAGVRDGMASIGVCWDAVDLGVLQSLPYCSDHLCVVVPESHPLTGRRSVRFGETLDYEHVSLPINSALQLMYQRAAARVGRTLVHRIVVSNFEVALHVIAADLAIGLIPKEVAARSTASRGLCMVPLDEPWAERRFVMCMRDEKALSPAAQKLVEHLAQTGRRRSVPA